The proteins below come from a single Mycolicibacterium sp. TY81 genomic window:
- a CDS encoding phosphatidylserine decarboxylase, with amino-acid sequence MARPARPPADTPESELSRFVDLVRSTVPPMHPAGLPFVGGALGVAAIGHRKRWVRAAGLAAAAACAGFFRHPPRTPPSRPGVVVAPADGLVTLIDEAVPPAELNLSDEPLPRVSIFLSLFDAHVQRAPVAGEVITVKHKPGQFLSADKAEASEDNERNSLWLRTADGHDVVAVQLAGLLARRIVCSTHPGAHLALGETYGLIRFGSRLDTYLPKGSVIGVEIGQRAIGGETVLADLPSGSPA; translated from the coding sequence ATGGCCAGACCTGCGCGCCCCCCAGCTGACACTCCAGAGTCCGAACTGTCACGTTTCGTCGACCTGGTCCGTTCCACCGTTCCCCCGATGCACCCGGCCGGGCTGCCGTTCGTCGGCGGCGCCCTCGGTGTCGCCGCGATCGGCCACCGCAAGCGCTGGGTCCGGGCGGCCGGACTGGCCGCGGCCGCCGCGTGCGCCGGGTTCTTCCGGCATCCGCCGCGGACGCCACCGAGCCGGCCCGGCGTCGTCGTCGCGCCGGCCGACGGCCTGGTGACGCTCATCGACGAGGCCGTCCCGCCCGCCGAGCTGAACCTGTCCGACGAGCCGCTGCCGCGCGTCAGCATCTTCCTGTCGCTGTTCGACGCGCATGTGCAGCGCGCGCCGGTGGCCGGCGAGGTGATCACCGTCAAGCACAAGCCGGGCCAGTTCCTGTCCGCCGACAAGGCCGAGGCCAGCGAGGACAACGAGCGCAACAGCCTCTGGCTGCGCACCGCCGACGGCCACGACGTCGTCGCGGTGCAGCTCGCCGGTCTGCTGGCCCGCCGCATCGTGTGCAGCACCCACCCGGGTGCGCACCTGGCGCTGGGCGAGACGTACGGCCTCATCCGGTTCGGCTCCCGCCTGGACACCTACCTGCCCAAGGGCTCCGTGATCGGCGTCGAGATCGGGCAGCGCGCCATCGGCGGCGAGACGGTGCTGGCAGACCTGCCGAGCGGGTCGCCGGCATGA
- the pssA gene encoding CDP-diacylglycerol--serine O-phosphatidyltransferase: MKPRIKTPQVSLRKLVPSALTVAAICLGLSAVKYALDHRPTEAMALLAGAAILDALDGRAARMLNATSKMGAEIDSLADAVNFGVAPAFIVYATLLEHNSSPLAWIVVLLYAVCIVLRLARFNAMLDVEGPAFEKEFFTGMPAPAGAIGAIGPLAAKMQFPGPWWDSHWGQIFICIWLIGVSLLVVSTVPMRKVHTFAIPPNMALPLLALLAILVAASVMYGYIVILVIIVAYVIHIPFAVRTKAWLRAHPEVWDDKPKEQRQARRAIRRAQPRRTDRGQRRSTARLRLRRPGPRR, from the coding sequence ATGAAACCCCGGATCAAGACTCCGCAGGTGAGCCTGCGGAAGCTGGTCCCCAGCGCCCTGACGGTCGCTGCGATCTGCCTGGGTCTGTCGGCGGTCAAGTACGCCCTCGACCACCGGCCCACCGAGGCCATGGCGCTGCTGGCGGGTGCCGCGATCCTCGACGCGCTCGACGGCCGCGCGGCCCGCATGCTGAACGCGACGTCCAAGATGGGCGCGGAGATCGACTCGCTGGCCGACGCCGTGAACTTCGGCGTGGCGCCGGCGTTCATCGTGTACGCCACGCTGCTGGAGCACAACAGCTCGCCGCTCGCCTGGATCGTGGTGCTGCTGTACGCGGTGTGCATCGTGCTGCGGCTGGCGCGCTTCAACGCCATGCTCGACGTGGAGGGCCCGGCGTTCGAGAAGGAGTTCTTCACCGGCATGCCGGCCCCGGCCGGCGCGATCGGCGCCATCGGCCCGCTGGCGGCCAAGATGCAGTTCCCCGGCCCCTGGTGGGATTCGCACTGGGGTCAGATCTTCATCTGCATCTGGCTGATCGGCGTCTCGCTGCTGGTGGTCAGCACCGTCCCGATGCGCAAGGTGCACACCTTCGCCATCCCGCCGAACATGGCCCTGCCGCTGCTGGCGCTGCTGGCCATCCTGGTGGCCGCCTCGGTGATGTACGGCTACATCGTCATCCTGGTGATCATCGTCGCCTACGTGATCCACATCCCGTTCGCGGTCCGGACCAAGGCCTGGCTGCGTGCACACCCCGAGGTCTGGGACGACAAACCCAAGGAACAGCGACAGGCCCGCCGCGCCATCCGCCGTGCGCAGCCGCGTCGCACCGACCGCGGGCAGCGCCGGTCCACGGCCCGGCTGCGGTTGCGTAGGCCGGGTCCTCGTCGATGA
- a CDS encoding AAA family ATPase — MTPPQAQALQGASDPSGAQLQLTARLNTSALDARRGVVLLHPEAIAALGIREWDAVSLTGTRTTCAVVGVAATGTPPGTALLDDVTLSNAGIRADAPVLVSPATVYGARSVTVSGSRLASSSISPATLRMALLGKVMTVGDTVSLLPRDLGPGTSTSAATAALATQVGITWTSELLTVTAVDPAGPVSVQPNSVVSWGDATVVTAAAQPVISPAKTTDAQTVSVDDLKGVHAQVTRLTEWLKLALDEPELLETLGATANLGVLVSGPAGVGKAAMVRAVCTSRRLVELDGPEVGALRAEDRLAGVAAAVSSVRDGGGVLLITDIDALLPAVAEPVATLILTELRKAVASRGVAFIATSAVPDGVDARLRAPDLCDRELGLTLPDAATRKALLEVLLRSVPAKDLNLDEIAERTPGFVVADLAALVREAALRAAARASADGAEPALTQDDLAGALSVIRPLSRSATEEVAVGSVTLDDVGDMLATKQALTEAVLWPLQHPDTFERLGVEPPRGVLLYGPPGCGKTFLVRALASSGRLSVHAVKGAELMDKWVGSSERAVRELFQRARDSAPSLVFLDEMDALAPRRGQSFDSGVTDRVVAALLTELDGINPLRDVVVVGATNRPDLIDPALLRPGRLEKLVFVEPPDAEARGEILRTAGKSIPLAPDVDLGQLAGELDGYSAADCVALLREAALTAMRRSIDAADVTAADVAKARETVRPSLDPVQVQSLREFAEGR; from the coding sequence ATGACGCCCCCGCAGGCACAGGCCCTGCAGGGCGCATCCGACCCGTCCGGCGCGCAGCTCCAGCTCACCGCCCGGCTCAACACCTCAGCACTCGACGCCCGCCGCGGCGTGGTGCTGCTGCACCCGGAAGCGATAGCTGCCCTGGGTATCCGCGAGTGGGACGCGGTGTCGCTGACCGGCACGCGCACCACCTGCGCGGTGGTCGGGGTGGCCGCCACCGGGACTCCCCCGGGCACCGCGCTGCTCGACGATGTGACCCTGTCGAATGCCGGCATCCGGGCCGACGCGCCGGTGCTGGTGTCACCGGCGACGGTGTACGGCGCCCGCTCGGTGACCGTCAGCGGTTCGCGACTGGCCAGCAGCTCGATCTCCCCGGCGACGTTGCGAATGGCATTGCTGGGCAAGGTGATGACGGTCGGCGACACGGTGTCACTGCTGCCGCGCGATCTGGGTCCGGGCACCTCGACGTCCGCGGCCACCGCGGCGCTGGCCACGCAGGTCGGCATCACCTGGACCTCAGAGCTGCTCACCGTGACAGCCGTCGACCCGGCCGGACCGGTCAGCGTGCAACCGAATTCAGTGGTCAGCTGGGGTGATGCCACCGTCGTCACGGCAGCCGCGCAACCGGTGATCTCCCCCGCGAAAACGACTGACGCCCAAACCGTTTCGGTCGATGACCTCAAGGGCGTACACGCCCAGGTGACGCGACTGACCGAGTGGCTCAAGCTGGCCCTCGACGAACCCGAACTCCTCGAAACCCTGGGTGCCACCGCCAATCTGGGCGTCCTGGTGTCCGGGCCCGCGGGCGTCGGCAAGGCCGCCATGGTGCGCGCGGTGTGCACGTCACGCCGCCTCGTCGAGCTCGACGGGCCGGAGGTCGGGGCGCTGCGCGCCGAGGACCGACTGGCCGGGGTCGCCGCTGCCGTGAGCTCGGTGCGCGACGGCGGTGGTGTCCTGCTCATCACCGACATCGACGCGCTGTTGCCCGCGGTCGCCGAGCCCGTGGCCACGTTGATCCTGACCGAGCTCCGCAAGGCCGTCGCCAGCCGCGGTGTGGCGTTCATCGCGACGTCGGCCGTGCCCGACGGCGTCGACGCCCGCCTTCGGGCACCCGATCTGTGCGACCGCGAACTGGGACTGACCCTGCCCGACGCCGCCACCCGCAAGGCCCTGCTGGAGGTGCTGCTGCGGTCGGTGCCCGCCAAGGATCTGAACCTCGACGAGATCGCCGAGCGCACACCGGGATTCGTCGTCGCCGATCTCGCCGCCCTGGTACGCGAGGCCGCGCTGCGGGCAGCCGCCCGCGCCAGCGCCGACGGTGCCGAACCGGCCCTGACGCAGGATGACCTGGCCGGTGCGCTGTCGGTGATCCGGCCGCTGTCGCGGTCGGCGACCGAAGAGGTCGCGGTCGGGTCGGTGACGCTCGACGACGTCGGCGACATGTTGGCGACGAAGCAGGCGCTGACCGAAGCGGTGCTGTGGCCCCTGCAGCACCCGGACACCTTCGAGCGTCTCGGCGTGGAACCGCCCCGGGGCGTGCTGTTGTACGGGCCGCCCGGCTGCGGAAAGACGTTCCTGGTGCGGGCCTTGGCCAGCTCGGGCCGGTTGTCGGTGCATGCTGTCAAGGGCGCCGAGTTGATGGACAAGTGGGTCGGTTCGTCGGAGCGTGCGGTCCGCGAATTGTTCCAGCGCGCACGCGATTCCGCGCCGTCGCTGGTGTTCCTCGACGAGATGGACGCCCTGGCGCCGCGCCGCGGGCAGAGCTTCGATTCCGGTGTCACCGACCGTGTGGTGGCCGCGCTGCTCACCGAGCTCGACGGCATCAACCCGTTGCGCGACGTCGTGGTGGTCGGTGCGACCAACCGGCCGGATCTCATCGACCCCGCGCTGCTGCGGCCGGGCCGGCTGGAGAAGCTGGTGTTCGTCGAGCCGCCCGACGCCGAGGCCCGTGGCGAAATCCTGCGTACCGCAGGCAAATCCATCCCCCTGGCGCCCGACGTCGACCTCGGCCAGTTGGCCGGTGAACTCGACGGCTACAGCGCCGCGGACTGCGTCGCCCTGTTGCGCGAAGCGGCGCTGACCGCGATGCGCCGGTCCATCGACGCCGCCGATGTCACCGCGGCCGACGTCGCCAAGGCCCGCGAGACGGTGCGGCCGTCACTGGATCCCGTTCAGGTGCAGTCACTTCGGGAGTTCGCCGAGGGGCGCTGA
- a CDS encoding type II toxin-antitoxin system RelE/ParE family toxin, with the protein MSRYVLSPAARADLEDVWDYTCERWNADQAQAYVREIQHAIERIAESPMIGRACDDVRPGYRKHAVGSHVLYYRLISGEIIDVVRILHQRMDVPRHFD; encoded by the coding sequence GTGAGCCGTTATGTACTTTCGCCCGCGGCGCGCGCCGACTTGGAAGATGTCTGGGACTACACATGTGAGCGCTGGAACGCTGATCAGGCGCAGGCGTACGTTCGGGAGATTCAACATGCCATCGAACGCATCGCGGAGTCGCCGATGATCGGGCGAGCGTGCGACGACGTTCGCCCGGGTTACCGGAAACATGCGGTGGGATCGCACGTGCTGTATTACCGGCTCATCTCCGGGGAAATCATCGACGTCGTGCGCATCCTCCATCAGCGGATGGATGTGCCTCGGCACTTTGACTGA
- a CDS encoding type II toxin-antitoxin system ParD family antitoxin, producing MGRNTSFSLDEHYSAFIETEVASGRYRSASDVVRSALRLLEDRETRLRALRQALVDGERSGESTEFDFDEFVSRKRAEGSHRQ from the coding sequence GTGGGCAGGAACACCTCATTCAGTCTCGATGAGCACTACAGCGCGTTCATCGAGACTGAAGTCGCGTCCGGTCGTTATCGATCGGCCAGTGACGTAGTGCGATCCGCATTGCGACTGCTCGAGGATCGGGAGACTCGACTGAGGGCGTTGCGCCAGGCCCTTGTGGATGGTGAACGTAGCGGTGAATCAACAGAATTCGACTTTGATGAGTTCGTATCGCGCAAACGGGCCGAGGGTTCCCATCGTCAGTGA
- a CDS encoding TetR/AcrR family transcriptional regulator, with amino-acid sequence MTSKAVSKPGYHHGDLRTALVQSALALLEEEGAAALSMRAVARHAGVTAAAPYRHYQDRDALMSAVAAVGYRELAADLVAVSPSPSTADEIADVAIAYVQFALRRPALFRAMFSEQCDAGSPERVDAVAAISAYLKANIARVFPDADADALSDAVWALVHGLAFLFLDGKFDSTDSGELERRVRSAVQAVVGLAG; translated from the coding sequence ATGACGTCGAAAGCGGTGTCGAAGCCGGGGTACCACCACGGCGATCTGCGGACCGCCCTGGTGCAGTCGGCGCTGGCGCTGCTGGAAGAGGAGGGCGCCGCGGCGTTGTCGATGCGTGCCGTCGCTCGGCATGCAGGGGTCACCGCCGCCGCGCCCTACCGGCACTACCAGGACCGGGACGCGCTGATGTCAGCCGTCGCGGCCGTCGGCTATCGCGAACTGGCCGCGGACCTGGTGGCCGTCAGCCCGTCCCCGTCGACGGCCGACGAGATCGCCGACGTCGCCATTGCCTACGTTCAGTTCGCGCTGCGGCGTCCCGCGCTGTTCCGCGCCATGTTCAGTGAGCAGTGCGATGCCGGGAGTCCCGAGCGGGTCGACGCGGTCGCGGCGATCTCGGCCTATCTCAAGGCGAACATCGCGCGGGTGTTCCCGGACGCCGATGCCGATGCGTTGAGCGACGCCGTCTGGGCGCTCGTGCATGGCCTGGCCTTCCTGTTCCTGGATGGCAAGTTCGACAGCACCGACTCCGGTGAGCTGGAACGGCGCGTCCGGTCCGCGGTGCAGGCCGTCGTGGGTTTGGCTGGTTAG
- a CDS encoding zinc ribbon domain-containing protein: MSGIGLVSTLFPELPARGRRSFQIAMAAFAAWLAVAAVLRLPGLFIATVAVGIPLLFVLYARQLDYRGPAKVRLLVSTGLGIAFGVAFAFGSGAVVARAYGVPLESGVAAVHLRTVEAGLSAVEALLVIAPALLLRVFSPGDRKALYGYVIGATGALGATAATTIVRMFAQLDSGLVDHDQPLSDFLIEAVIRGITMPITAAAAAGMLGAALWFRPRGRRIWWRVLLIAVVPVLAHVWLGDEDSAGISQWAKTAWHVGFAVLGVLLLRLVLQLTLRNEDADDAERDVRVLSAPRLVATWTAVIVVLALGLVGISAATTQPTARYQCPPNCGHPLMGKPVVINPRFTAPDGAFSVSYPAPGTAYSVTMNDTGVTAQYTGGTGGVMRLWGEPAQGRDAKDITTALLLDAFPDSRVAYEIPNALVGYHPGYGVAADDWPDGQNVVASRTRILIMVAVQDDLALVAAAAGPFQEFGPGSGPPTGASLELAADMGKYVNSFRWRGDPPR; this comes from the coding sequence ATGAGCGGCATCGGATTGGTGAGCACGCTGTTCCCAGAGCTTCCGGCACGCGGCCGGCGGTCCTTCCAGATCGCCATGGCTGCATTCGCCGCCTGGCTGGCCGTTGCGGCGGTGCTGCGGTTGCCGGGCCTCTTCATCGCGACGGTGGCCGTGGGGATTCCGCTGCTGTTCGTGCTGTACGCCCGACAGCTGGATTACCGGGGCCCGGCGAAGGTCCGGCTGCTCGTGAGCACGGGCCTAGGCATCGCGTTCGGCGTGGCCTTCGCCTTCGGGTCCGGTGCGGTGGTCGCGCGCGCCTATGGCGTCCCGCTCGAAAGTGGTGTTGCCGCAGTGCATCTGCGGACCGTCGAGGCCGGCCTCTCTGCGGTGGAGGCGCTGTTGGTGATAGCGCCCGCGCTGCTCCTCCGAGTGTTCAGCCCGGGAGACCGAAAGGCGTTGTACGGCTATGTGATCGGGGCGACCGGCGCGCTGGGTGCAACGGCCGCGACCACGATCGTCCGGATGTTCGCCCAGCTCGATTCGGGGCTGGTCGACCACGATCAGCCGTTGTCGGATTTCCTCATCGAAGCCGTGATCCGTGGCATCACCATGCCCATCACCGCGGCCGCCGCTGCCGGGATGCTCGGTGCCGCACTGTGGTTCCGGCCCCGCGGCCGGCGGATCTGGTGGCGCGTACTGCTGATCGCCGTCGTGCCGGTGCTGGCGCACGTGTGGCTCGGCGACGAGGATTCGGCCGGCATCTCGCAGTGGGCGAAGACGGCATGGCACGTCGGATTCGCTGTGCTGGGGGTGCTGTTACTCCGCCTGGTCCTGCAATTGACGCTGCGGAACGAAGATGCCGACGACGCGGAACGCGACGTACGCGTGCTGTCCGCACCGCGACTGGTCGCGACGTGGACCGCGGTGATCGTGGTGCTGGCCCTCGGGTTGGTCGGAATCTCCGCTGCCACAACCCAACCGACGGCGCGGTATCAGTGCCCGCCCAATTGCGGGCACCCGCTGATGGGCAAGCCCGTGGTGATCAACCCCAGGTTCACCGCGCCCGACGGCGCTTTCAGCGTCTCCTATCCGGCGCCGGGTACCGCATATTCGGTGACGATGAACGACACCGGCGTGACGGCCCAGTACACCGGTGGCACCGGCGGGGTGATGCGGCTGTGGGGGGAGCCCGCGCAGGGCCGGGACGCCAAGGACATCACGACCGCATTGCTGCTGGACGCGTTTCCGGATTCGCGCGTGGCCTACGAGATCCCCAACGCACTGGTTGGATATCACCCGGGCTACGGCGTCGCTGCCGATGACTGGCCGGACGGACAGAACGTCGTCGCCTCGCGGACCCGCATCCTGATCATGGTGGCGGTGCAGGACGATCTGGCGCTCGTCGCCGCGGCGGCGGGGCCGTTTCAGGAATTCGGGCCCGGTTCCGGCCCGCCGACCGGGGCCAGCCTGGAGTTGGCCGCGGATATGGGCAAGTACGTCAACAGCTTCCGGTGGCGGGGAGATCCGCCGCGCTGA
- a CDS encoding peptidase S53 codes for MQWRPGDDWATVEGDARAMARALRVDVRDYRGRRGQTFYAATSQPELPPVLVPELSGFGRLLGYTPFRESRPLIAPRDVPAGGLSAQDLRRAYNVFPLSDQGYTGKGRTIVIFGFDGFDQSDLDMFAELNQLPRFTPIVVGDMPSERTGETTMDLQMAHAIAPDAQTVYVNARPTVSGDGAYRKIGEMMADADRRFPGAEWSLSIGWGCDKMLTAADLAPVRSALARAHRSGTTAFDASGDLAGLECKGGQDWSAPPSIDDIGLDSVASVPEMTAVGGTTLSTDEHGQWLGEQAWFDVPLTHGSGGGVSALFDRPAWQRGVPSDRGRNKRLVPDVSAVADFFTGARMVFHGETVLAGGTSMSAPIWAGMAAVIDQYLLDHGGRLLGDLNPLLYRVQRAGRLPAFHDVTVGGNAIAMAGPGFDSVTGLGTPDIDKLARSLLVAQGTTG; via the coding sequence GTGCAGTGGCGGCCCGGCGACGACTGGGCCACCGTCGAAGGCGACGCCCGTGCCATGGCGCGGGCGTTGCGTGTCGATGTCCGCGACTACCGCGGGCGCCGCGGGCAGACCTTCTATGCGGCGACCAGCCAACCCGAGCTGCCGCCGGTGTTGGTTCCCGAGTTGAGCGGATTCGGCAGGCTCCTCGGGTACACGCCGTTCCGGGAGTCGCGGCCGCTGATCGCGCCGCGCGACGTCCCCGCCGGCGGTCTCTCGGCCCAGGACCTGCGCCGGGCCTACAACGTCTTTCCGCTGTCCGATCAGGGATACACCGGCAAGGGCCGCACCATCGTCATCTTCGGTTTCGACGGCTTCGATCAATCCGATCTCGACATGTTCGCCGAACTGAACCAGTTGCCGCGCTTCACTCCCATCGTGGTGGGGGACATGCCATCCGAGCGCACCGGCGAGACCACGATGGATCTCCAGATGGCGCACGCCATCGCTCCCGACGCCCAGACCGTCTACGTCAATGCCCGGCCGACCGTGTCCGGCGACGGCGCCTATCGCAAGATCGGCGAGATGATGGCCGACGCCGACCGGCGCTTCCCGGGCGCCGAGTGGAGCCTGTCCATAGGGTGGGGCTGCGACAAGATGCTCACCGCCGCCGATCTGGCACCCGTGCGGTCGGCACTGGCGCGGGCGCACCGCAGCGGCACCACCGCCTTCGATGCCAGTGGCGATCTCGCGGGGCTGGAATGCAAAGGCGGGCAGGACTGGTCGGCACCGCCGAGCATCGACGACATCGGACTCGACTCGGTGGCATCGGTACCCGAGATGACGGCCGTCGGCGGCACCACGCTGTCCACCGACGAGCACGGCCAATGGCTCGGCGAGCAGGCCTGGTTCGACGTGCCCCTCACCCACGGCAGTGGCGGCGGGGTATCGGCGCTGTTCGACCGCCCGGCCTGGCAACGGGGTGTGCCGTCGGACCGCGGCCGCAACAAGCGGCTCGTCCCCGACGTCTCGGCCGTCGCGGATTTCTTCACCGGGGCCCGCATGGTCTTCCACGGCGAAACCGTGCTGGCCGGAGGCACTTCCATGTCCGCGCCGATCTGGGCCGGGATGGCGGCGGTGATCGACCAGTACCTGCTCGATCACGGCGGGCGACTGCTCGGTGACCTGAACCCGCTGCTGTACCGCGTGCAGCGGGCGGGACGGCTCCCGGCGTTCCACGACGTCACCGTGGGCGGTAACGCGATAGCGATGGCCGGCCCCGGCTTCGACTCCGTAACCGGCCTGGGCACACCAGATATCGACAAGCTGGCGCGCAGCCTGCTGGTGGCGCAGGGGACAACCGGATGA
- a CDS encoding LGFP repeat-containing protein produces MKTELLVRRTAAAIGVAALTGAAVVACSQTKDIGSTASSAASSGASAASSVASSGASAASSAASSASSAASSAMAGSPTTMSVPGVGDVTLDGPVADAYQKAGGEAALGQPTAQPQKVGDGTVQAFAKGTIFSSPATGAHLVQGEILREYTEKGGAGGELGFPTTDEAQTAGGPDAPKGGWISEFQKGTITWLNQGDGTFKATITPKQ; encoded by the coding sequence GTGAAAACCGAATTGCTCGTCCGCCGTACCGCCGCCGCCATCGGCGTCGCCGCACTCACCGGAGCTGCCGTCGTGGCCTGCTCCCAAACCAAGGACATCGGTTCCACCGCGTCGTCGGCTGCCAGCTCCGGGGCCAGCGCGGCATCATCCGTTGCCAGCTCAGGAGCCAGCGCCGCATCGTCCGCCGCGAGTTCCGCGTCGAGCGCCGCCTCGTCGGCCATGGCCGGGTCGCCGACCACCATGAGCGTGCCGGGCGTGGGTGACGTCACCTTGGACGGTCCCGTCGCCGACGCCTACCAGAAAGCCGGTGGCGAAGCTGCTCTCGGCCAGCCGACCGCCCAGCCGCAGAAGGTCGGCGACGGCACGGTGCAGGCCTTTGCGAAGGGCACCATCTTCAGCTCGCCGGCGACGGGCGCCCACCTCGTGCAGGGTGAGATTCTGCGCGAATACACGGAAAAGGGCGGCGCCGGGGGCGAATTGGGCTTCCCGACCACCGACGAAGCCCAGACCGCAGGCGGACCGGACGCGCCCAAGGGCGGCTGGATCAGCGAGTTCCAGAAGGGCACCATCACCTGGCTGAACCAGGGTGACGGCACCTTCAAGGCCACCATCACCCCCAAGCAGTAG
- a CDS encoding SRPBCC family protein, which translates to MDNEIRVVSASRDIAAPAAEIFELIADPAQQPRWDGNDNLAEAPAGQRVHAVGDVFVMGLTVGATRENHVVEFVEGRRIAWKPSEPGLPQPGHLWRWELEPIDDGHTHVTHTYDWTALTDEKRLNRARQTSADWLQASLARLAALAEEQ; encoded by the coding sequence GTGGACAACGAAATTCGGGTCGTCAGTGCCAGTCGTGACATCGCCGCACCGGCGGCGGAGATCTTCGAGCTCATCGCCGACCCCGCGCAGCAGCCGCGCTGGGACGGCAACGACAACCTGGCGGAGGCGCCCGCCGGTCAACGCGTGCACGCCGTGGGTGATGTGTTCGTCATGGGCCTGACGGTCGGCGCCACGCGGGAGAACCACGTCGTCGAATTCGTCGAGGGCCGGCGCATCGCGTGGAAGCCGTCAGAGCCCGGGCTGCCGCAGCCGGGGCACCTGTGGCGCTGGGAGCTCGAGCCCATCGACGACGGGCACACCCACGTCACCCACACCTACGACTGGACGGCACTGACCGACGAGAAGCGGCTGAACCGGGCCAGGCAGACCTCCGCCGACTGGCTGCAGGCCTCGCTGGCCCGGCTCGCCGCGCTCGCCGAGGAGCAGTGA
- a CDS encoding VWA domain-containing protein → MSLPGIGSVSLSGFAHPWLLLTALLPIALVAAYLAAQRNRASRLRSYAGDQPRTDVVPMQPTRWRHLPMVFSVAALLSLTVALAAPTHEIKTPRNRAVIMLVMDVSRSMEADDVSPSRLAAAKDAAKQFAKKLTPGVNLGLVTFSGNTNLLVSPTPDHNATITALDHLTVDDGTATGDGIFAALRAISTLADVLGGSGNTDKPPKRIVLLSDGAENRPGNPDSPHGAYTAARTSKESDTPISTIAFGTKGGKIKVDNQSVNVPVNDTTMKRVAELSGGQMYTAAKIEDLNKSYDAIQQQIGYEIIRGPGGTAWLRLGVFALTCAVISALVINRRLPT, encoded by the coding sequence ATGAGTCTTCCGGGAATCGGATCGGTGTCGTTGTCGGGCTTCGCGCACCCCTGGCTGCTCCTGACCGCACTGCTGCCCATCGCGTTGGTGGCCGCCTATCTCGCGGCACAACGCAACCGCGCCAGCCGGCTGCGCAGCTATGCCGGCGACCAGCCGCGCACCGACGTCGTACCGATGCAGCCGACGCGCTGGCGGCACCTCCCGATGGTGTTCTCGGTGGCCGCGCTGCTGTCCTTGACCGTCGCGCTCGCCGCCCCCACCCACGAGATCAAGACCCCGCGCAACCGCGCGGTGATCATGCTCGTGATGGACGTCTCCCGGTCCATGGAGGCCGACGACGTCTCCCCGAGCCGGCTGGCCGCGGCGAAAGACGCCGCCAAGCAGTTCGCGAAGAAGCTGACCCCCGGCGTGAACCTCGGCCTGGTCACGTTCTCCGGAAACACCAATCTGCTGGTGTCGCCGACGCCGGACCACAACGCCACCATCACCGCGCTGGACCACCTCACCGTCGACGACGGCACCGCGACCGGCGACGGCATCTTCGCGGCCCTGCGCGCGATCTCGACCCTGGCGGACGTGCTCGGTGGCAGTGGCAACACCGACAAGCCGCCGAAACGGATCGTGTTGCTGTCCGATGGTGCGGAGAACCGGCCCGGCAACCCGGACAGCCCGCACGGCGCCTACACCGCGGCGCGGACCTCCAAGGAGTCGGACACCCCGATCTCGACCATCGCGTTCGGGACCAAGGGCGGCAAGATCAAGGTCGACAACCAGAGCGTCAACGTCCCGGTCAACGACACCACCATGAAGCGGGTCGCCGAGCTGTCCGGTGGGCAGATGTATACGGCGGCCAAGATCGAGGACCTCAACAAGAGCTACGACGCCATCCAGCAGCAGATCGGCTACGAGATCATCCGCGGACCCGGTGGTACCGCGTGGCTGCGCCTCGGCGTGTTCGCGCTGACCTGTGCGGTGATCTCCGCGCTGGTGATCAACCGGCGGCTGCCGACGTAA